DNA from Peromyscus eremicus unplaced genomic scaffold, PerEre_H2_v1 PerEre#2#chr22_unloc_1, whole genome shotgun sequence:
gaccgaacccagggccttgtgcttgctaggcaagcgctctaccactgagctaaatccccaacccctagattACCAGTTTTAAAGATGTTGTCCATGATGGACCTGCAAGTTCACATATAGCCCCTTCACAGACATATTTAGGAAATCTTTAAGTATTGTTTTGTAGTGAAGTTACTTTATCCAGAACTCCCAATGTATCATGACATTGGTCCAAAGGGAAGGAAAATGCCAAAGACATATTGGATAAAAATATAAGGGTTTCTGTTGATCTCCTCagtagccaaaaagaaaaaaaaattaccaaaaaccCCTTGTATTTCCATGTTACTATTCTAAAAAATACTCATGAGCATTATGAAGGATATTCTAAGCACCAAACAATTCAACCAATTGCAGTGAACTTTGTAATATGTACAGCCAAAATTTCTGTGTAAGTGAGATTTGTAAAAACAGGTCACTCTGGTATGAGACTTTTTATCTTTGTGGAAATCCACAAAGAGCTTGTTTTACCTTGCATGCCATCCATGAACTAGATCACAGTCCTAGACACTGTCTGCTCTGTTTTTGTCTTGGAATTCTCATTCTAGAGAAACATTAAGAAACTCATGACTTGAACTATATCTCTAATCCTTGGCACTTTCtcctttaataatttttattatttaaaaattgtattcaCGTGTAAAAAGTATCTTGATTCTATTTAATATATCAAGAATTGAATgatttattatgacattttattGTACTTTCATGTTTATGTTCTTCACCTCCCCAGAAGAATCTcattaatcatatatatatatacatatgtaaaactCAGGGTCAAATTTCTAATAACTGAGTACCAAATTATGATTTTTAACTTATAAACTACtttttgaaaatgaaacaatGTAAAACAGCCTAAAATATTGAAGACTGAATCACCCAGTAATATGTTCTGAAGACAGAATATCAATTCCCTCTGAAAGCAAGTAAGATAttcaaaatatgttatatatcAGTATGAAATTGTCTAAGAATCAGTTTACTTAAAAAAGATAATGGTCCACTCCTGGATGAGAGTACATGTTTAATCAGTGAGAAAATGTTTGTACATATCCTAATATGGAAACTCTTTCAAgttaaacattaagaaaatgctaATTTCATGCAGAGTGAGGAAAAATTACCAGTAATGACATTTCTTTGTTTATGTTTCATAATTTTACTTTCTAATATTGAGAATAAGTATACAAACTTAATATCAGACCAAATAAAAAGGCACACGGAGGCCATGTTTTagctatttttttctcatttgtcaaTAAAAAAGGAGGCAGACACTAGATTTCTATTTCAGTTGTATTTGTTAACTTCGCAGTTTAACTCACATTCTTTTCTGACATATAACCATATGAATTTGAGGTCGCTTTTCTGAAAATGCACTAAAATTACTTATGCTTGcctgttaactttttaaaatgctgataAAAGAGCACTACAAACATACCACTATTGAGGCAAAATAGGAACAAAGCTCAAAAACACCACATAAAAGCCAAGTAAGAATAAAAATGCTAATTTTATCAATTTGTTTTTTCCATCTCCACTGTATAGCCCACAATGGcctgctggaattgcaggcctgCATTATCACATCCAGCTTCTcttctttcaaatatttaaatgccCTCAGTGTCTGAGTTTAAATTCTTCCAATGTTAAATGGAAGGCTGATATGGATGGAGTTATTGTCACAAGAGTCTAGGACAGAGGTATAAGGCAAGCAAATGGCACCACTGGATGCTGCCCATGCACACACTCTGTTAGACCACACTACCCTGACTGGCTAGGCTCAGAGGCTGACCTGGACCTTGTACgtcattctttttttattgggTTCTATTTCGTTCCATATTTTCTTGTTCCATTATTTTGTAATTAGGACAAGGTGAGAGGTTCAGTTAGTCTAAGAATGCTTAGCCACACCTCAAATTGTCTTACTCAAACATTTTTATCCTTCTGAACATATACCTAAATTCCACCTACagttattttaaagatatgtAGTAAATCAGCTGAAAAGACAGGTGGGGCATGATGCCAAAGACTGCCACCACCCTTGGACATGGCTCTGGTGAGTGAGTTCCTCAATGGTGGTGGGCAGGACAATCTAGTGAGTCTTCTCCAGGAAGGCCTTGCAGCACCTGAGGCATTGCTGGTACACCACTTCAAAGTCAGAATCATTGCCATAATAGGGATCTTCAATAATGAGTTGTTTCTGTGGATCATAGCTCCCAAGTAATTCAGTTTTAGCTTTGCAGTTCTTAACTTGATTACTTCTATTCAAATCTCTCAGATTGCTTTCATCCGTACATAGCATATAATCGAATGTGGCAAACTCTTCTCTTGTAATCTGTCTTGCCTTATGGGCTGTGCTAATGCCATGATTTCTTAGGCAGCTGACAGCTCTTGGGTTTGGGGGCTGGCCCACGTTCCAGTCGGAAACAGCGCTGCTGTCAATGGCCCAATTATCTGAAACATTTTCATCAGTTACTAATTTTCTGAAAACTGCTTCTGCAATGAGTGACCGGCAAATGTTACCGAGACACATGAACAACACTGACTTGGACCCAACCTCTGCCATCTTTCGGTACAGACGCTGGTGCCCAGAGACCGTGTTAAGGACTCAGCACATGCATACCGCAAGTGTTCTGCTTCCAGTAATGACATTTCCATGATGTTTTTAGAATatgcatttaatattttcaaatgttattGTCAATCAAActtgataattattttaatatatgccATTTAATTTAATATATCCATTCtcctcatatataaaataatacaacatACCACATAACAAGATTATTATCCCTTAGGCTCATTTAAACATCAATTGGCTGTTACCTTTAGTGTGATTGTTATCATGCCAATTTAGTAAAAAAGGTATCAGACTCCTTTTACTGTTACAACCTTCCTAATTCTTCACCATCCTTTAAGTGATGTCTGAGCACTGAGACCTTTTCTCCCTATGAAATGTGTTCATCTATCTCAACACAGTCTCCCAGTACTTGTGTTTCCATAAGCAATTATATCTCCActgaaacagaaacaacaaacatGCCCTTTTGCTCAGATTTGCATTTGTCAATTGTGAGTTTAGAGCTAAAAAATTCCTTTAGAGCACCAAAGTGTGTTAAAGCAATTCAGATACCTCTAGTGAATAATACTCATTACAGATTATGAAATTGTCATTAATTTGAATTTCTATTATTCCCCCTAAGAGGTGGAGGATCAAAGTGAGCCAGTAGAGATGCAAACCCTGCTGTCACAAAACTGAGAAATAATACCATGAAGCATTTATCAGAATCACAGTGTGCAGTGCACTGTTGCTAACAGTTGCCAAACATATTCTGTAAAGTCCACAAGAGATGAAATTGAAATGAAAGTTGGGATAAGAGTAAGGGAATAAGCAAAGCACAGGAAACAGCTGTAGATGGAAAAAGATGTCCCAGGCACATTGGATAGCAGCATATTTATAACTCACAGAGTGATATTTCAAAACATGCATGTACTATATCTTGACAATTCTGATTAGTCAACATTTTGCTTTGTTATGTTAGAGACTTAGAATTCCTCCTACATATAAAGTATGTTCATGTAAAATCACACAGTTCAAATTTACTACAAGACACTTATGTTAATATCTGTGTGCATAACAAAATGTTAATAGTTAATATTTCATATTGTTCAAATCCAGATGCCACTGTCCATATTCAAGCTTAATTGGACGAGAGCTATACTCCTTTCACATCCATTCTTATGGCTGCTTTTGCATTATAGCAATGGGGTGCAGTAGTGTCAACAAATACCTTGTGAGTCAAAGTCTGGAAACATCTACTATTAGTTCCTTATAAGTCACTTAACAAGGACCTAGTCATAGTATAAGTTTCAAATTCTAGAGTCTAATGACAACGACTATCCATGAAATCTATCAAGAAACATTTacaccagtgtttctcaacctgtgggtcatgaccatcAGAAAACCCatatttccaatggttttaggACCCCAATCAGAAATTTACGTTccttgatacttcataactgtaattaggCTACTGAATGGTATCTCAGTTCCTAAAATCATTGGAAATATGGGTTTTCCCAAGGTCACAGCTTGAGAATCCACTGGTATACAGTTGCATTAATAGGaaccagaaaacatctaattTAAAGTTGTGAACATTAAAGACCCAAAACTATGGTTCCTGTTCACAAGCAAGGGTCAGGAGTGGCCAGCTTTCTGCAGCATGAATTGGCAGAtacttacttttttcttctttttttaaattttattttacaatataatttaattctacatatcaaccatggattcccttgttctccccctcccgatcccctccccttccccccagcccaccccccattcccatctcctccagggcaaagactccccagaggattgagatcaaccagATACTTACTTTTGTTGAGCACACATTTTCAGTTGGCAGAGTTGAAATGTCTCTGATTAGTCATGGCGCAGATAGCTGCTCAGCAAATCTATGGACTTAATGCCACCATCAAACACACTTAATGAAGAGTCAGTGGGTAATATTCAAAACACTTTTACAATTGTAAGTTGATTTCAAATGTGTTCTACTACTCCTCCACTTTGTAATTGGTTTGCATTTAAAAGGCTTCCACATGCTTTCCTATCCTACCCTTTGAGCCAGCCTCCTGCTAACTCTTGCTTTACTCAtactcctgtattttctttttaagcttttacaCCCCAAATATTCTACCTATACACTTTCATTTTAGCTATACTATGATGCCCCCATTTCCTTAACCTGGTCTCCATTTCACTAGGTGCTTTTTTAGTTACTTTGTTTCCAAGTGGGCTCCAGTATCTACGACTCTTTTAGCTGATCTTGGGACTTTTCTCCTCCTAatgagttgccttgtccagcctcaataggagagcttttgctttgtcttattgtatcttgttttgctATGCTTGGTTGTTGTCACCTGGAGGCCTgcactttccttaagagaaagaGGGGGAATAGATCTAAGGGAGAGGagtggtgtgtgttggggggagggtttggaggagtggagggatggaaactgtggttggtatgtgttGTATGAGAGCAGATTCtattggaaataaaaataaaggtaagtACCTACTCATGAAAGATTTGCAGGCAGGGTCCCATAGGAAAGAAGCCAGATGTTTTTGAATCTTACTTATCTCACTGAGtatatttttttcaattctaCAAACTTATCTGCACATTTCAtacttttaatcatttttttttgctgAATAATGGTCTATTATGTACAAGAACCACATATTTCTTCTGTACATCCAGGATAATTGATGTTTTAGTAACGATGAGTAGAACAACAATGAAGGTGCACATGCATACTTctgtagagaaaaaaaagaatgcattggTTATATTCCCAGGTGTATATAGCTAGGACATATTCAGTTCCAGTCCTAGTCCTGTAAGAAACTTCCAGAGTGATTTCCAAAATTGGCTGCACTAGTATTCATTCCTTTCAGTACCGTGTAAGAGATCTTTCTGGCTTCCACCTCACCTTGTTGGAAATTTGTGTTCCTGATGAAGACTTTTCTTGTTGTGTGACATAATGATTTAACAgagtttcaatttgcatttccttcatgGTTGAGCCCTTTTCagaaatatattatattatatctttggatattttatacaatgtatttcatgggatttgatttttttacttttacttgtTGATAATTTCATTCATAAGAACtgcatttacattatttccaccACAAGCTCTCACTACACCCCATCTCATGTCTCCACCCTCCAACTAAAATTCATGaattctttaaaatgatttttatatacacacagaaagatagagatgtgcacaccaacacacagagagacacagaaagctGGTGAGTACATTTACTGCTGTTTGCTTGGGCTTATCTCTAGAGACAACTAAGTCTCCATCTCTCAGCACCTATTGATTACCTGTAGTTCTCCATCTAGGGGTGTGGACATATAGAAGATTTCCCCATATCTTTGGCATGTCTACTGGTGATGACACTGTGTAGGTCATATTTAAGTGACCAACTTTTTAAGATATCATAGGTGCAGCTTCACTGTTATAGAGAAGATACTGTCTCTCAGTAGGCACCCTAGTCTTCCAGGTCTTACTGGTCTTACTGTCTTTCAGCCCCTTTCCATGATATTCCTTGTGCTCTGAACAGAAGGGTCATGTTGTAGATATATCAAATTGGGTTGGATATAACATGACAAGTTGGATATTTCTGCTTTGGACTCAGTGTATTGAAAAGAAGCTTTGTCATGAGTGGCCAGGACTATGCTTGTATGGGGATATAAGGATAGGTTACCAATATTATATTTGTTCAGAAAGTAACAATAATTGACTCTCCCTTAGAGTCCAAGACATCACTAATCATATGTACTTGTCTAAGTTTACAGTAACAAACAAATTCCTATTGTTGAGTGCCTTAAGGACAAATAATCAGGTGTTGGTTACTCCAAATATATATTTGCCACAATATCACTTTTGAATATATCTTGCCATCATAGTCTTTATGGTGGTTTATTTTTCAGCTGAGTAGAACTTAgaattgcttttctctcttggaaGTTTTTAGCATCTTCAGATACtctgaaagctagtcctcagggaggaggaagCTTGCCAGTCAATTCTATCTCAGTACTTCCATGTCTGtttctgaagtgtgtggtgtcttcagcaatagggaacATCTTTAATGTCTGAGAGGCAGCAAAATGAGTGCCCATAGCTTATATAGTTTTGAGAGTCTTTTGGATTCCTCTGACAAATGTCTTGAAGAACAGTTTTTCATGCCTGATACTGAGGTTCTGTTAAGACTGACTGTGTATCTTGTTATCAACCCATGAAGTGCAGATTcacttaatatttatatttatattatatatgtaattagatatattatatatgtatttctaaCTTTCCTTTTGATTAAAACATTTTCCaaataatacattttgatcatattttcccttCTGTAAATGCCTTCCCGATCCTCctcatctatctattcatccaatttcatgttttttctttctcttagacaaaacaaagcataaatggaaatttataacaaataaacaaaaaatataagaaaaacaatgcctaaataaaacaaaataatcagaaAGCCCCatgcccaacacacacaaaaagaaaaacacatgaaatTTGTCTTATGATGGTCATCTACAACACAAGGCATGACCATTTCCTGGAGTTTGGTTGACATAACCATTGAAACTCCACTGGAGAATTCTTTTTTGAAATAGGCATGAATTGCAAAATACTTCTTGTTTTGGGATGGGATTTGAATCCATGTCCATTTGTTAATATTGGGATATTTTATAACTTGTTCCTGTGCCTGCCAGTCTTATGCATGCTTCCAAAGTCTTTTGAGTTCATATGATTGCCAGTCCTTTTTGTTTCTGGATGATAATGCATCCATGAAGTCATCCCctatctctgtctcttacaaCTTTTCCACCTCTTTTTCTGCTTAGATTCCTGTggcttgagtgttgggattgatCTATATAACCTGGTGCTGAGGCGATATTCCAGGGGACAACACTTATTTATGTCATCAAATATGGAAAAGTCGAGCTGGTGCCCAACTAGAAACCTTTCCCATACCGACTAGCATTCAAGGTGCTAGAaaagtactctgcatgctaccatagGAAAAGTAGGTGGGAAAAAAGACTAACTGGGGCCCATTTATTAATGATTCCTGCAGTTCAACATGAAAATTTAGAACCAGTCGATCTATCAACAAACCATCCCTCCACACCTAAGGTTTAGAGAAtactgaaggaggaaggaaagattttGAGAGGCAGAAGATGGGGTGTTTCTTGCGAGAATATGTCTTCTATGAACAATAAAAGGTATTCCAGAAAGTCTCATCTATATGACCACTAAATGTCAGGTAAACAAGGATGAAATTATCAAACTTGATAAAGTAGATGGGAAAAAAGATCAAAAGACCTAAAGCTCATTCAGAGAACTGGTAGCAAATGATtaatgctgggaatggaagagGTGGTTATCACCAGAAAAGGAAGGGAACAAAGATATTTTAAGTATCATCtaaaaattcaaaactataaaGGGTTCAATGAAGAGATTTATCCCTGTACTTCTGAGGAGAATTTGAATCTGGTCTTATCAAAATAACATAACATTTTGGGACAAAGATGCACCCTAACAACCCTGCACTGGAGGCCAAGATGGAGAagacctccacagccaccatAACCTTCCCCTTtgtgctgtggtagacaggaagaaaggtGACCCAGACACTGTagaacaccagcatgctgaaGGTCAAGAATTTAGCTTCATTGAATCTGTCTGGAAGATTCCTGGCCAAGAAAGCCACAGTGAAGCTCCCCAGAGCCAAGGAGCCAAGGTATCCCAGGACAAAATGGAATGCAATGACTGAGCCTTTGTTGCACACAATGATGATCTGCCCATGTTCAGAATGAGTATCTGTATCAATAAAGGGAGGGGATGTTACCAGCCAGATTCCACAGAGAACAAATTGGACCAAGGTACAGACGGGAATGACAAATTTAGGTGCCCCTGATACCAGaatccctctcatccttcctcctggaATAGTGAGCTTGAAGGCCAAGACAACAGTAATAGTCTTGGCCAAGACAGTAGACACAGCTACT
Protein-coding regions in this window:
- the LOC131900823 gene encoding low molecular weight phosphotyrosine protein phosphatase-like produces the protein MAEVGSKSVLFMCLGNICRSLIAEAVFRKLVTDENVSDNWAIDSSAVSDWNVGQPPNPRAVSCLRNHGISTAHKARQITREEFATFDYMLCTDESNLRDLNRSNQVKNCKAKTELLGSYDPQKQLIIEDPYYGNDSDFEVVYQQCLRCCKAFLEKTH